From Methylobacterium radiodurans, a single genomic window includes:
- the urtE gene encoding urea ABC transporter ATP-binding subunit UrtE, translating to MLTVDSIDLYYGAAKALRAVSLTAEPGRVTAVLGRNGVGKTSLMRAIVGQQPIAKGSIRLGDTVLSGLAPYDRARAGVAFVPQGREIFPLLTVKENLETGFAPCKRSDRYVPAEIYDLFPVLKDMLHRRGGDLSGGQQQQLAIARALVTRPRLLVLDEPTEGIQPSIIKDIGRAITYLRGKGEMAIVLVEQYFEWARDLCDTYAVMDRGQVVDAGARADMDEAAVLRWLSV from the coding sequence ATGCTGACGGTCGACTCCATCGATCTGTACTACGGCGCCGCCAAGGCTTTGCGGGCCGTCTCGCTGACCGCCGAGCCCGGCCGGGTCACGGCGGTGCTCGGCCGCAACGGCGTCGGCAAGACCTCGCTGATGCGCGCCATCGTCGGCCAGCAGCCGATCGCCAAGGGCTCGATCCGGCTGGGCGACACGGTGCTGTCGGGCCTCGCCCCCTACGACCGGGCGCGCGCCGGCGTCGCCTTCGTGCCGCAGGGCCGCGAGATCTTCCCGCTGCTCACCGTGAAGGAGAATCTCGAGACCGGCTTCGCGCCGTGCAAGCGGTCCGACCGCTACGTGCCGGCCGAGATCTACGACCTGTTCCCGGTGCTGAAGGACATGCTGCACCGGCGCGGCGGCGACCTCTCGGGAGGCCAGCAGCAGCAGCTCGCCATCGCCCGGGCCCTGGTGACCCGGCCCAGGCTCCTCGTCCTCGACGAACCGACCGAGGGCATCCAGCCCTCGATCATCAAGGATATCGGCCGGGCCATCACCTACCTGCGCGGCAAGGGCGAGATGGCGATCGTGCTGGTCGAACAGTATTTCGAGTGGGCCCGCGATCTCTGCGACACCTACGCGGTGATGGATCGCGGGCAGGTGGTCGATGCGGGCGCGCGCGCCGACATGGACGAGGCAGCCGTGCTGCGTTGGCTGTCCGTCTAG
- a CDS encoding FkbM family methyltransferase, translating into MLIALSKKTMPRWLQSLGRRTRREREIRSFNRRVVSHRFGGLDLKVSLRDPVAEEWYDHDQETLAEIRFFQDAGALREGGIVFDLGAHQAVVALQLSACVGASGRVVALEANPHNAQVARENIALNGAHNLTLLHAAAASEDGEIAFNESLNGQVDGGAGTHGVIRVPSRSVDSLIGEFGVPDIIYLDVEGFECAVLEGASGALSQVKNWFIEVHGGAGLEKFGGSVDRLLAHFDAERFDRYFCRTDAGPFTPLDDTRSLDGTRWFFIATRT; encoded by the coding sequence ATGCTGATCGCTCTGTCGAAGAAGACGATGCCGCGCTGGCTGCAATCGCTCGGGCGCCGGACGCGGCGCGAGCGCGAGATCAGGTCGTTCAACCGGCGCGTCGTCTCGCACCGGTTCGGTGGGCTCGACCTCAAGGTCAGCCTGCGCGACCCGGTCGCCGAAGAATGGTACGACCACGACCAGGAGACGCTCGCGGAGATCAGGTTCTTCCAGGATGCCGGCGCGCTGCGCGAGGGGGGCATCGTCTTCGATCTCGGCGCGCACCAAGCCGTCGTGGCGCTCCAGCTCTCCGCCTGCGTCGGCGCCTCGGGCCGGGTCGTCGCGCTCGAGGCCAACCCGCACAACGCGCAGGTGGCCCGGGAGAACATCGCGCTGAACGGCGCGCACAACCTCACGCTCCTGCACGCGGCCGCCGCGTCCGAGGATGGCGAGATCGCCTTCAACGAGAGCCTGAACGGTCAGGTCGATGGCGGCGCAGGGACGCACGGCGTCATCCGGGTGCCGAGCCGGTCGGTCGACAGCCTGATCGGAGAATTCGGCGTCCCGGACATCATCTACCTCGATGTCGAGGGCTTCGAGTGTGCGGTGCTCGAGGGCGCGTCCGGGGCACTCTCGCAGGTGAAGAACTGGTTCATCGAGGTGCACGGCGGCGCCGGGCTGGAGAAGTTCGGCGGCTCCGTCGACAGGCTGCTCGCCCATTTCGACGCGGAGCGCTTCGACCGCTACTTCTGCCGGACGGATGCGGGTCCGTTCACGCCGCTGGACGACACCCGGTCCCTGGACGGAACCCGCTGGTTCTTCATCGCCACCCGCACCTGA
- the urtD gene encoding urea ABC transporter ATP-binding protein UrtD encodes MSDADLLTPVSATAPGRPDDGRAAAQPKRVTDALLYLDDLRVTFDGYRALRGLSLTLDRGEMRAIIGPNGAGKTTMMDCITGKTRPDTGIALFDGVHDLTKLDEPAIADLGIGRKFQKPTVFESHTVADNILLALKGPRSGVASLFGWRNRVEAERIDALLTKVGLIAHRGRPAADLSHGQKQWLEIGMLLAQDPKLLLVDEPVAGMTDAETAETATLLREIARDHAVIVVEHDMHFVRALQCRVTCLHEGAVLAEGSIDAVSADPKVVEVYLGR; translated from the coding sequence ATGAGCGACGCCGACCTCCTGACGCCGGTCAGCGCCACCGCGCCCGGGCGGCCCGACGACGGGCGCGCCGCGGCCCAGCCCAAGCGCGTCACCGACGCGCTGCTCTATCTCGACGATCTCAGGGTCACCTTCGACGGCTACCGGGCCCTGCGCGGCCTCTCGCTCACCCTCGACCGGGGCGAGATGCGGGCGATCATCGGCCCGAACGGCGCCGGCAAGACCACGATGATGGACTGCATCACCGGCAAGACGCGGCCGGACACGGGCATCGCGCTCTTCGACGGCGTGCACGACCTGACGAAGCTCGACGAGCCGGCGATCGCCGACCTCGGCATCGGCCGCAAGTTCCAGAAGCCGACCGTGTTCGAGAGCCACACGGTGGCCGACAACATCCTGCTGGCGCTCAAAGGCCCGCGCTCGGGCGTCGCCTCGCTGTTCGGCTGGCGCAACCGGGTCGAGGCCGAGCGGATCGACGCGCTGCTCACCAAGGTCGGGCTCATCGCGCACCGTGGGCGTCCGGCCGCCGACCTCTCGCACGGGCAGAAGCAGTGGCTGGAGATCGGCATGCTGCTGGCGCAGGACCCGAAGCTGCTGCTAGTGGACGAGCCGGTCGCCGGCATGACGGACGCCGAGACCGCCGAGACCGCGACGCTGCTCCGCGAGATCGCCCGCGACCACGCGGTGATCGTGGTCGAGCACGACATGCACTTCGTGCGCGCCCTCCAGTGCCGCGTGACCTGCCTGCACGAGGGCGCGGTGCTGGCCGAGGGCTCGATCGACGCGGTCTCGGCGGACCCGAAGGTGGTCGAAGTCTATCTGGGGCGCTGA